The following proteins come from a genomic window of Metarhizium brunneum chromosome 2, complete sequence:
- the PLT5_2 gene encoding Polyol transporter 5, translating to MEQHVGRVEEASSIPINAASSTEAGLHSRSGSVPHINLNSNIEAKIKNPLIGIPRRVLLGNVDEFCREKDLGEYRDLIRRGALVAQDPTGYEDITGSQALSQEEIESLRAEVLHKWRIPKVLYLTVITCSIGAAVQGWDQTGSNGANLIFPHVFGIESPSVHDKLIVGLVNAAPYIGTALAGCWLSDPINSYIGRRGTIFVAANFCLWPVLASAFCNTWQQLFGCRLLLGVGMGTKASTVPIYAAENSPAPIRGALVMSWQLWTAFGIFLGTCANLAVRGVTADAWRFQLGSAFIPAVPLAILIYFCPESPRWYIKKGRYRDAMRSLMRLRNTPIQAARDLYYIHVQLQVEKEFMGHGDYLNRFIDLFRIPRIRRATLASFVVMIAQQMCGINIIAFYSADVFRSAGADQFQSLLATWGFGLVNFLFAFPAIWTIDTFGRRSLLLFTFPQMAWTLLAAGLCNLIPGQGGLHMGLVALFVYLFAVFYSPGEGPVPFTYSAEVFPLSHREVGMAWAVATNLFWAAVLSISFPLMLDRMGVFGAFGFYAFLNMAALVLIFLFVPETKQRTLEELDYIFAVPSRVFMRYQTTKTLPFWFKRWVLLRKNETLKPLYTLDVAQHQEEEDEEEEYDGSDAAFETDKVRVEMKDIAGYTTHTSATTDSIRRSNSS from the exons atggagcagcatgttggcagagtcgAGGAGGCGTCAAG CATTCCAATCAATGCAGCCTCCTCGACCGAAGCCGGACTTCATTCGCGGTCCGGCTCTGTGCCTCACATCAACCTCAattccaacattgaagcaaa AATCAAGAATCCATTGATAGGGATTCCTCGGCGAGTTCTCCTCGGCAATGTCGACGAATTCTGCCGCGAAAAGGACCTTGGCGAGTATCGCGACCTCATTCGACGGGGAGCGCTTGTTGCCCAGGATCCCACCGGATACGAAGATATCACTGGCTCGCAAGCACTCAGCCAGGAAGAGATTGAGTCTCTCCGCGCCGAAGTCCTCCACAAGTGGCGAATTCCAAAAGTCCTCTATCTCACCGTCATTACTTGCTCAATCGGGGCTGCGGTCCAGGGATGGGACCAGACTGGCTCCAACGGTGCAAATCTCATCTTTCCACACGTGTTTGGCATCGAGAGCCCCAGCGTTCATGACAAGCTGATTGTTGGACTCGTCAATGCTGCCCCCTACATTGGGACCGCTCTGGCCGGATGCTGGCTCTCCGATCCCATCAACTCTTACATTGGTCGCCGTGGTACCATTTTTGTAGCCGCAAACTTTTGCCTTTGGCCAGTTCTTGCCAGTGCCTTTTGCAACACCTGGCAGCAGCTGTTTGGATGTCGACTGCTTCTGGGCGTGGGCATGGGGACCAAGGCTTCTACGG TGCCTATTTACGCCGCCGAAAATTCGCCTGCTCCTATTCGTGGTGCCTTGGTCATGAGTTGGCAGTTGTGGACGGCCTTTGGGATATTCCTGGGAACGTGTGCCAACCTGGCTGTCAGAGGAGTAACCGCGGATGCATGGCGATTCCAACTAGGCTCTGCCTTCATCCCAGCTGTTCCACTGGCCATTCTCATTTACTTTTGTCCCGAGTCTCCCCGTTGGTATATCAAAAAAGGTCGATACAGAGACGCCATGAGATCGCTCATGCGATTGCGAAATACGCCCATCCAAGCAGCGCGAGATTTATATTACATCCACGTCCAGCTTCAAGTAGAAAAAGAATTCATGGGGCATGGGGATTACTTGAACCGATTCATCGACCTCTTCAGGATCCCGCGGATCCGCCGAGCTACTCTGGCGTCCTTTGTTGTCATGATTGCACAGCAAATGTGCGGCATCAACATTATCGCCTTTTATTCGGCTGATGTTTTTAGGTCTGCAGGGGCAGACCAATTCCAATCACTGTTGGCCACGTGGGGATTCGGCTTGGTCAATTTCCTATTTGCCTTTCCGGCCATTTGGACCATTGACACGTTTGGACGCCGATCTCTCTTGTTATTTACCTTTCCGCAAATGGCCTGGACGTTGCTGGCTGCTGGATTATGCAACTTGATTCCGGGACAGGGCGGCTTGCACATGGGTCTGGTGGCCCTCTTTGTGTACTTGTTCGCGGTATTCTACTCGCCAGGCGAAGGCCCTGTTCCCTTCACCTACTCGGCCGAGGTGTTTCCTCTGTCTCATCGCGAGGTCGGCATGGCGTGGGCGGTGGCGACCAACCTCTTTTGGGCAGCAGTTCTCTCCATTTCATTCCCTCTGATGCTCGACCGAATGGGCGTCTTTGGGGCGTTTGGATTCTACGCGTTTCTCAACATGGCGGCTTTGGTGTTGATATTTCTGTTTGTCCCCGAAACTAAACAACGAACATTGGAGGAGCTGGATTACATCTTCGCCGTGCCTTCAAGGGTCTTTATGCGTTATCAAACGACCAAGACTCTTCCCTTTTGGTTCAAGCGGTGGGTCTTGCTTCGAAAGAATGAGACGCTTAAACCGCTGTACACGCTGGATGTTGCACAACaccaggaggaagaggacgaagaagaggaataTGACGGCAGTGACGCCGCATTTGAAACCGATAAAGTAAGAGTTGAAATGAAGGATATAGCGGGGTACACGACGCACACGAGTGCGACGACAGACTCGATACGTCGAAGCAACAGTAGCTAA
- the abp2 gene encoding ARS-binding protein 2 has product MPSPHGLVVRPTLPDRDVNPATIEEAYVRFIFYCNPALQLDCDTESLRDAFRTPPRSGGKSFDTFIIYDLVRKFYNKEIKTWTELTTTLGVEPPDPSKDESAQKVAQYGVRLKKWMNSMHVKAFFEYLMDIPNDYWMRIPTDPNPIASGVRDGVALEDDMALRALLPHIRPKRGRKRPEADDALASPAQRQRLSPASAAEDYCQGQSGPWSAHPDAHGGTPLDAQRAHNPASWGQNESLQTPVGRWPQSAVTPTTRGSFWDDALEPRSAAAPTKGKVPNLRRGAKNVSSAWKTAGKDPGTRPRGRPPINRTPVEGPGQHHAHGWTPTNETQPEHSYYPRPVPAMHPEQPQPQPQQQQQYHHQFPENQSRVTPAGQHDQHAPPYEGGSRPSRPSISLQVPERAGGSVRLATPPAPAPAPALTQAPAQAPTLAPAPAAPPPQPRQVEVNGSEPNGQVPGDDSQYHDGWRKFAREAADAYEQPDQSHGPAGSGDLGDKDSDMPDYYFDRMDDRTNVDVLTAYFTRSMTEADWRDADGNSTKTVSLEESAAMVHAMLQTMYKTATSPQAFLINLAALAGSTTLVTTRPKCTRLSENDGQFRYKCEWEYRFGHVKGGFTFDQVVPASMWAKTKRPPTPDEDRDRNQEQQQQEEEEEGKFTKEYWQKKYEALTAELESRDRNLADLRDKVTKALGRNFM; this is encoded by the exons ATGCCATCGCCGCATGGGCTCGTCGTTCGGCCCACCCTGCCAGACAGAGACGTGAACCCTGCTACTATAGAGGAAGCTTACGTACGCTTCATCTTTTACTGCAATCCTGCGCTACAGCTGGACTGCGACACGGAGAGTTTGAGAGATGCCTTTCGGACGCCCCCACGCAGCGGTGGCAAGTCCTTTGACACCTTCATCATATACGACCTGGTGAGGAAGTTTTACAACAAGGAGATCAAGACGTGGACCGAGTTGACCACAACCCTTGGAGTTGAGCCGCCGGACCCATCCAAGGACGAGAGCGCGCAGAAAGTTGCCCAGTATGGCGTTCGGTTAAAG AAATGGATGAACTCGATGCACGTCAAGGCCTTTTTTGAGTATCTCATGGACATACCTAATGACTACTGGATGAGGATCCCCACGGACCCCAACCCCATCGCAAGCGGCGTTCGTGATGGCGTCGCCCTTGAGGATGATATGGCCTTGAGGGCTTTGCTGCCTCATATACGGCCCAAGAGAGGGCGGAAGAGACCTGAGGCGGATGATGCTTTGGCGTCGCCGGCCCAGAGACAGCGACTGTCGCCGGCTTCTGCGGCAGAAGACTATTGTCAGGGACAGTCAGGGCCTTGGTCGGCTCATCCAGATGCCCATGGGGGCACGCCATTAGACGCCCAGAGAGCGCACAATCCCGCGTCATGGGGGCAAAACGAGTCTCTACAAACGCCTGTAGGCCGGTGGCCGCAGTCTGCCGTCACACCCACGACTAGGGGCTCGTTTTGGGATGACGCGCTTGAGCCTCGATCGGCAGCCGCTCCCACCAAGGGCAAGGTGCCCAATCTTCGCAGAGGCGCCAAAAATGTATCTTCGGCGTGGAAAACGGCCGGCAAAGATCCGGGGACTCGGCCAAGAGGTCGGCCTCCCATCAACCGAACGCCTGTAGAGGGACCTGGCCAACATCACGCACATGGCTGGACGCCAACCAACGAGACTCAACCCGAACATTCGTACTATCCTAGGCCAGTCCCGGCGATGCACCCAgaacagccgcagccgcagccgcagcaacagcagcagtaTCATCACCAGTTTCCTGAAAATCAGAGCAGAGTTACACCCGCCGGACAGCATGACCAACATGCACCACCATACGAAGGAGGATCAAGACCATCTCGACCTAGCATCTCATTACAGGTCCCGGAACGGGCCGGGGGTTCTGTGCGTCTGGCCACGcctccagcgccagcgccagcgccagcactgACACAGGCCCCGGCACAGGCCCCGACACTCGCaccggcaccagcagcaccgccTCCTCAACCTCGTCAAGTCGAGGTCAACGGCTCCGAACCCAACGGCCAAGTTCCCGGCGACGATAGCCAGTACCACGATGGTTGGCGCAAATTCGCAAGGGAAGCAGCCGATGCCTACGAACAACCGGACCAAAGCCACGGGCCGGCCGGCTCGGGCGATTTGGGGGACAAGGACTCAGACATGCCCGACTACTACTTTGACAGGATGGACGACCGCACAAACGTCGACGTCCTGACGGCATACTTTACGCGCTCCATGACCGAAGCCGACTGGCGAGATGCCGACGGAAACTCAACAAAGACCGTCTCCCTGGAGGAATCCGCCGCAATGGTCCACGCCATGCTCCAAACAATGTACAAGACCGCCACATCGCCGCAAGCCTTTCTCATCAACCTGGCTGCCCTCGCGGGCTCCACCACCCTCGTCACCACGCGGCCGAAATGCACGCGCCTGAGCGAAAACGACGGTCAGTTCAGGTACAAGTGCGAATGGGAGTATCGCTTCGGCCATGTAAAGGGCGGCTTTACGTTCGACCAGGTGGTCCCGGCAAGCATGTGGGCCAAGACGAAGCGGCCGCCGACCCCGGATGAGGACCGGGACCGGAaccaggagcagcagcagcaggaggaggaggaggagggcaagTTTACAAAGGAGTACTGGCAGAAAAAGTACGAGGCGCTGACGGCCGAGCTGGAAAGCAGGGACAGGAACCTGGCTGATTTGAGGGACAAGGTGACCAAGGCTCTGGGCCGGAACTTTATGTGA
- the aclN_0 gene encoding Aspirochlorine biosynthesis protein N gives MAIPSPDQVPRGDVTAALNFYAPPADKAARPFNYVDSPPAGQPQRNYSDHVQDTLIRDVRGRESAFTLDRDAFQIISDVAPSSEPSFADDASIRARYYPEVEALLLAAIPGSRAVHIFDHTLRRADPAAPRTPVTRVHIDQTAASVEKRVRRYFPDEADALLAGRHRIVNVWRPLNARPVESFPLAFASAATLDPADVVPVEHRYPDGYTGETAAVRYSPRQEWYYLSGMTGSERLLLECFDSESLRPGSRVGGRVPHTAFVDPRTRLGAEGRESIEVRALVFGP, from the coding sequence atggccatcccCTCCCCGGACCAAGTGCCTCGCGGCGACGTCACGGCGGCGCTCAACTTCTACGCGCCGCccgccgacaaggccgcGCGCCCATTCAACTACGTCGACTCCCCGCCGGCCGGGCAGCCCCAGCGCAACTACAGCGACCACGTGCAGGACACGCTCATCCGCGACGTGCGCGGCCGCGAGTCCGCCTTCACCCTCGACCGCGACGCCTTCCAAATCATCTCCGACGTGGCGCCCTCGTCGGAACCCTCcttcgccgacgacgcctcCATCCGCGCCCGCTACTACCCCGAGGTGGAGGCGCTcctgctcgccgccatccccgGCTCCCGCGCCGTGCACATCTTCGACCACACCCTCCGCCGCGCCGACCCGGCCGCGCCCCGAACCCCCGTCACCCGCGTGCACATCGACCAGACGGCCGCGTCGGTGGAAAAGCGCGTGCGGCGCTACTTccccgacgaggccgacgcccTTCTCGCCGGGCGCCACCGCATCGTCAACGTCTGGCGCCCGCTCAACGCCCGCCCCGTCGAGTCGTTCCCGCTCGCCTTTGCCAGCGCCGCGACCCTCGACCCCGCCGACGTCGTGCCCGTCGAGCACCGCTACCCGGACGGCTACACGGGCGAGACGGCCGCCGTGCGCTACAGCCCCCGCCAGGAATGGTACTACCTCAGCGGCATGACGGGCAGCGagaggctgctgctcgagTGCTTCGACAGCGAGTCGCTCCGGCCGGGGAGCcgcgtcggcggccgcgtCCCGCACACGGCCTTTGTCGAcccgaggacgaggctggGTGCCGAGGGCAGGGAGAGCATCGAGGTGAGGGCCTTGGTGTTTGGGCCGTGA
- the PLPHP gene encoding Pyridoxal phosphate homeostasis protein — protein MSEAEEMRVDPTRAQALISQLSSVKERIGGLAHGRDVRLVAVSKLKPANDILALHQAPASHRHFGENYTQELTQKAQLLPKTIQWHFIGGLQSGNNCYSPASHRQVHSGPLTHLPGHCKTLAKIPNLFCVSSVDTLKKAALLNTTRGALLASDPSLPKLSVHVQVNTSGEEAKSGCAPGEETVALCREIISNCPNLHLLGLMTIGAIARSKATTADNENDDFIALKQQRDLVARQLALDDARLELSMGMSEDFEGAVVLGSGEVRVGSTIFGTRPAKADAKIKE, from the exons ATGAGTGAAGCCGAGGAAATGCGCGTCGATCCCACGAGAGCCCAGGCTCTCATCTCGCAGCTATCGTCTGTCAAGGAGCGCATCGGTGGCCTCGCCCATGGCCGTGAT GTCAGGCTCGTCGCCGTATCCAAGCTCAAGCCCGCCAATGacatcctcgccctccaccAGGCGCCCGCCTCCCACCGTCACTTTGGCGAAAACTACACGCAGGAACTCACTCAAAAGGCACAGCTCCTCCCCAAGACCATACAATGGCACTTTATCGGCGGCTTACAATCAGGTAACAACTGCTACTCCCCTGCTTCTCATCGACAGGTCCACAGCGGCCCGTTGACACACCTCCCAGGCCACTGCAAGACGCTCGCCAAGATCCCCAACCTGTTCTGCGTCTCATCCGTAGACACCCTCAAGAAGGCAGCCCTCCTCAACACCACGCGCGgcgccctcctcgcctcgGACCCGTCGCTGCCCAAGCTGTCCGTCCACGTGCAGGTCAACACGTCCGGGGAGGAAGCCAAGTCCGGCTGCGCCCCGGGCGAGGAAACCGTGGCGCTGTGCCGCGAAATCATCAGCAACTGCCCGAACCTGCACCTCCTGGGGCTCATGACCATTGGCGCCATCGCGCGGAGCAAGGCCACGACCGCGGACAATGAAAACGACGACTTTATCGCGCTCAAGCAGCAGAGGGATCTGGTGGCCAGGCAGCTGGCGCTCGACGACGCGAGGCTGGAGCTGAGCATGGGCATGAGCGAGGACTTTGAGGGCGCCGTCGTTTTGGGCAGCGGCGAGGTGAGGGTTGGCAGTACGATTTTCGGCACGAGGCCCGCAAAGGCCGATGCAAAGATTAAGGAGTAG
- the AP2A2 gene encoding AP-2 complex subunit alpha-2, translated as MSAPGSGFLGRSSSSNANMRGLVQFIADLRNARARELEEKRINKELANIRQKFKDGNLSGYHKKKYVCKLLYIYILGWNVDFGHLEAVNLISAQKYSEKQIGYLAMTLFLHEKHELLHLVVNSIRKDLLDHNELFNCLALHAIANVGGREMGEALSSEVHRLLISPTSKSFVKKKAALTLLRLYRKYPDIVSPQWAERIIHLMDDVDLGVALSVTSLVMALAQDNLDGYKGAYAKAAARLKRIIIDGEYTIDYLYYKVPCPWLQIKLLRLLQYFPPSEDTHVRNMIRESLQRILNLAMEANKNVQQNNAQNAVLFEAINLIIHLDTEHALMKQISSRLGRFIQSRETNVRYLGLEAMTHLAARTETLIPIKQHQDIILGSLKDRDISVRRKGLDLLYSMCDATNARIIVGELLHFLQNADFAIREEMVLKIAILTEKYATDVQWYVDISLRLIAMAGDHVSDEVWQRVIQIVTNNEELQVYAAQTALQYVKSDHCHETLVKIGAYILGEFGHLVADQPRCSPIEQFMALQGKLSGCSPSTRAMILSCFIKFVNLFPEIKPQLLHTFEVYSHTLDSEMQQRACEYLTLASMPTDDLLRTVCDEMPPFPERESALLSRLHQKHANTSDRRTWVVGGKDANSDGTELGMAKPGGLKRTFSSAAAINGGRANGSANGANDLAGLNMNAPSPSEPKMLKAPNLASAAHLSPGWEKGFDRLMVRSDGILYEDGQVQIGVRSECRGQAVCIIAYFSNKSPSPMTSFTTTLDLDESEKSKLTWDVRELPDSTIAPGGQTKQVTVFESKKIFDKSPTVRISYLAGALQAVTVKLPVAAHKFMDPADLSAEDFFKRWKQIGAGSREAQAIFGLTSGKSNTRELTEKFVVDTVEGLRWRVLDMVDPNPKNIVGASVLHTSEGGKFGCLLRLEPNYSSQMIRLTIRATDDSVPAIMLKLTQERLAQGVSTIPEHREPPTRQEISEAFANTMVT; from the exons ATGTCGGCTCCAGGAAGCGGCTTTCTCGGCCGCtcaagcagcagcaacgccaACATGCGAGGCTTGGTGCAGTTCATCGCCGATTTGAGAAACGCCCGAGCCCGTGAACTGGAAGAGAAGCGAATCAACAAGGAGCTGGCCAACATTCGGCAAAAGTTCAAGGATGGCAACCTCAGCGGCTACCACAAGAAGAAATATGTCTGCAAGCTGCTGTACATTTACATTTTGGGTTGGAACGTCGACTTTGGCCACCTCGAGGCAGTCAATCTCATCTCGGCACAAAAGTATTCAGAGAAGCAGATTGGCTACCTTGCCATGACGCTCTTCCTCCACGAAAAGCACGAGCTGCTACATCTTGTCGTCAATAGCATTCGGAAGGATTTGTTGGATCATAACGAGCTTTTCAACTGCTTGGCTCTGCATGCCATTGCCAATGTAGGAGGCCGGGAGATGGGCGAGGCGCTTAGCTCCGAGGTTCATCGACTGCTGATCTCACC AACTTCAAAGTCGTTtgtcaagaagaaggctgccCTGACTTTGCTGCGTCTCTACCGCAAATATCCCGACATCGTCTCTCCCCAGTGGGCCGAGCGCATCATTCATCTCATGGATGATGTCGATCTGGGAGTTGCCCTGTCTGTCACGTCGCTTGTCATGGCTCTTGCGCAAGACAACCTCGACGGATACAAGGGGGCTTATGCAAAGGCAGCCGCGCGACTAAAGCGCATCATCATTGATGGCGAATACACCATAGACTACCTCTACTACAAAGTTCCGTGCCCTTGGCTACAGATTAAGCTTTTGAGGCTTCTTCAATACTTTCCACCCTCTG AGGACACTCATGTGCGAAACATGATTCGAGAATCTTTGCAGCGAATCCTAAACCTGGCAATGGAAGCCAACAAGAATGTTCAGCAGAACAACGCCCAGAATGCAGTCTTATTCGAAGCCATCAACCTAATTATCCACCTTGATACCGAGCATGCGCTCATGAAGCAGATTTCTTCCCGACTGGGCCGGTTCATCCAGAGCAGAGAGACAAATGTGCGATATCTCGGTTTGGAGGCCATGACACATCTGGCAGCTCGAACAGAAACCCTCATACCCATcaagcagcatcaagacATTATCCTCGGATCCCTCAAAGACAGAGATATTAGTGTTCGCAGAAAGGGGTTGGATCTGCTGTACAGCATGTGCGACGCCACCAACGCCAGGATCATTGTCGGCGAATTGCTGCACTTTCTTCAGAACGCAGACTTTGCCATTCGAGAGGAAATGGTTCTCAAGATTGCCATTCTCACGGAGAAATATGCCACTGATGTCCAGTGGTACGTCGATATTTCGTTGCGTCtgattgccatggctggtgaTCATGTCAGTGACGAGGTCTGGCAACGAGTAATTCAAATCGTCACCAACAATGAAGAGCTCCAAGTTTATGCGGCGCAAACTGCTTTGCAGTACGTCAAATCAGACCACTGCCACGAGACATTGGTCAAGATTGGAGCGTATATTCTGGGCGAATTTGGCCACTTGGTCGCCGACCAGCCTCGCTGCAGCCCGATTGAGCAATTCATGGCTCTCCAGGGGAAGCTGTCTGGTTGTTCTCCCAGCACTCGGGCCATGATCTTGTCATGCTTCATCAAATTCGTCAACTTGTTCCCTGAAATCAAACCACAGTTGCTCCACACATTCGAGGTGTACAGTCACACGTTGGACTCGGAGATGCAGCAGAGAGCGTGCGAATATCTGACTCTGGCGAGCATGCCCACTGACGACTTGCTGAGAACAGTTTGCGATGAGATGCCACCTTTTCCCGAGCGAGAGTCTGCACTTCTTTCCCGACTCCACCAGAAGCACGCAAACACCAGTGACCGCCGTACGTGGGTCGTCGGAGGCAAGGATGCCAATTCTGACGGCACCGAGCTCGGTATGGCAAAGCCGGGAGGCCTTAAGAGGACCTTTAGCTCcgctgccgccatcaacgGTGGAAGAGCCAATGGGAGTGCCAATGGTGCCAACGATCTTGCGGGCCTGAATATGAACGCCCCATCGCCGTCGGAGCccaagatgctcaaggctccTAACCTGGCGAGCGCTGCGCACTTGTCTCCTGGCTGGGAGAAGGGTTTCGACAGACTCATGGTCCGATCGGATGGTATCTTGTACGAAGATGGTCAGGTTCAAATCGGTGTCCGATCCGAATGCCGCGGACAGGCGGTTTGCATTATTGCCTACTTTTCCAACAAGTCACCGTCGCCCATGACTTCCTTCACAACCACCCTGGATCTTGACGAGAGCGAGAAGAGCAAACTGACTTGGGATGTCAGAGAGCTCCCCGACAGTACGATTGCCCCGGGGGGACAAACGAAACAAGTCACCGTGTTTGAGTCCAAGAAGATTTTCGACAAGAGCCCGACCGTGCGAATCAGTTATCTCGCGGGCGCTCTGCAAGCGGTGACGGTGAAGCTGCCCGTCGCCGCACACAAGTTCATGGACCCTGCGGATCTTTCCGCCGAAGACTTCTTCAAGCGCTGGAAGCAGATTGGGGCGGGATCTCGCGAGGCACAGGCGATTTTCGGGCTCACAAGCGGCAAGAGCAACACGAGAGAACTCACGGAGAAGTTTGTTGTCGACACCGTCGAGGGCCTCCGATGGCGTGTGCTGGACATGGTTGACCCCAACCCAAAGAACATTGTTGGCGCCAGCGTGCTGCACACCTCGGAGGGAGGAAAATTTGGCTGTCTCTTGCGTCTGGAGCCCAACTATTCCAGCCAG ATGATCCGACTTACCATCCGCGCCACAGACGACTCAGTACCGGCAATCATGTTGAAACTCACGCAGGAGAGACTCGCGCAGGGGGTCTCAACTATCCCCGAGCACCGTGAACCGCCCACACGTCAGGAAATTTCAGAAGCGTTTGCAAACACCATGGTTACGTAG
- the NDUFAF5 gene encoding Arginine-hydroxylase NDUFAF5, translating to MSACMRPRPLGNVLHRLPPLSGPSPQATSRRTYAVHSTGAPRFQVFNRRTKWLQKERAASRPQESRQADYLKDEVAVRVSERLLDINRHFPKVLDLGANSCNLARALVRENPDPDPSTPTSPPLSARISELIAADSSETLLYRDSDHDFNRKLHITRQVLEDEESIPFGPDSFDLVMSSLSLHWINDLPGVLSQINSILKPDSPFIGAMLGGDTLFELRTSLQLADLERRGGLSPHVSPLADVRDVGGLLQKAGFKMLTVDVDDIIVDYPDTFALMRDLQAMGENNAILGREMGPIRRDVLLANEAIYRELHGNPDGSIPATFRIIYMIGWKEGQDQPQPLARGSGEVNLKDVLEKKQ from the exons ATGTCAGCATGCATGCGACCACGCCCGCTGGGCAACGTCCTGCATAGACTGCCGCCCTTGTCCGGCCCTTCTCCCCAAGCCACCAGCCGACGAACATACGCCGTTCATTCCACGGGCGCCCCGCGGTTCCAAGTCTTCAACCGACGGACGAAATGGCTTCAAAAGGAGCGCGCAGCTTCCAGGCCCCAGGAAAGCCGGCAGGCAGACTACCTGAAGGATGAGGTGGCCGTCCGAGTCTCTGAGCGACTACTT GACATCAACCGACACTTTCCCAAAGTCCTGGACCTGGGCGCCAACTCATGCAACCTAGCCAGAGCGCTCGTCCGCGAGAACCCCGACCCCGACCCGTCCACGCCTACATCACCGCCTCTATCAGCGCGCATATCCGAATTAATCGCCGCCGACTCCTCCGAAACTCTCCTGTACCGCGACTCGGACCACGACTTCAACAGGAAGCTCCACATTACGCGGCAAGTCCTGGAGGACGAAGAGAGCATCCCCTTTGGGCCAGATTCCTTTGACCTGGTCATGAGCTCGCTCAGCCTGCACTGGATCAACGACCTGCCCGGCGTCTTGTCCCAGATCAACAGCATTTTAAAACCAGACTCACCCTTCATCGGAGCCATGCTCGGCGGAGATACGCTCTTTGAGCTCCGCACATCCCTACAGCTCGCCGATCTGGAGCGGAGGGGCGGCCTGTCCCCCCACGTATCACCACTGGCGGACGTGCGGGACGTCGGCGGTTTGCTGCAAAAGGCTGGGTTCAAAATGCTGACCGTCGACGTGGACGACATCATTGTCGACTACCCGGATACCTTTGCGCTGATGCGAGACCTCCAGGCCATGGGGGAGAACAATGCCATCCTGGGCAGGGAAATGGGCCCCATCCGGAGAGACGTTCTCCTCGCGAATGAAGCCATCTATAGAGAATTGCACGGGAACCCAGACGGTTCTATCCCGGCCACGTTTAGAATCATCTACATGATAGGCTGGAAGGAGGGTCAAgaccagccgcagccgctGGCCAGGGGCAGCGGCGAAGTCAACTTGAAGGATGtcctggagaagaagcagtaA
- the arpc5-c gene encoding Actin-related protein 2/3 complex subunit 5-C encodes MSIIQQHTSATLSDAWRTTNIDAYNEDSSVNFDTSTLHPPQPEISEAEARQLSGQVRQLLRGGDAEGALRGCLETPVYNGTEGAKDAHLQTIIEVLQSIKASDMSPLLRGIYESPGGSECLDVLMKYIYKGMAMGQPKSASRVTPQSTGGFGSRSGVSNEPASAAMSVLLSWHEKLVEVAGLGCIGRTMTDWRRV; translated from the exons ATGTCCATCATCCAGCAGCACACGAGCGCCACGCTCAGCGACGCATGGCGGACCACCAACATCGACGCATACAATGAAGACTCGAGCGTCAACTTCGACACCTCGACATTGCACCCGCCACAGCCCGAGATCAGCGAGGCCGAAGCCCGCCAACTATCCGGCCAGGTCAGACAGTTGCTGAGGGGTGGCGACGCCGAGGGCGCACTGAGGGGATGCTTGGAGACGCCCGTTTACAACGGCACCGAGGGGGCAAAG GATGCACATCTCCAGACCATCATCGAGGTCCTACAGTCGATCAAGGCGAGTGACATGAGCCCTCTGCTCAGGGGCATCTACGAATCCCCAGGCGGCAGCGAGTGCCTCGACGTTCTGATGAAGTACAT TTACAAGGGAATGGCCATGGGCCAGCCTAAGTCAGCGTCGAGAGTGACCCCCCAGTCCACCGGCGGCTTTGGCTCTCGCTCTGGTGTTTCCAACGAGCCTGCGTCCGCGGCGATGAGCGTCCTGCTCAGCTGGCACGAGAAGCTTGTCGAGGTTGCGGGGCTGGGATGCATTGGCCGAACCATGACGGACTGGAGGAGGGTGTGA